The Caulobacter sp. FWC2 region CGGCTTCCAGCAACTTCGTCGGATTGATCGGCTTGCCCAGGTGGTCGTCCATGCCCGCCGCCAGGCAGGTGGCGATCTGTTCGGGCAGGACGTTGGCTGTCATGGCCACGATCGGGGTGGCCGCGCCGCGCGCGCCCTCCATGGCCCGGATCTCGCGCGTGGCGGTCAGGCCGTCCATGACCGGCATCTGAACGTCCATGAGCACCAGGTCGAATTGGCCCTGGCGCATGGCCTCGACCCCGGCGACGCCGTCATTGGCGGTCTCAACCTCGACGCCGAACGGCTCCAGCATGGCTTTGACCAATTCGCGGTTGACCGCGTTGTCCTCGACCAGCAGCAGGCGCACGCCCGCCTCGCCGTCCAGCGGCGGAGCGGCGTCCGCCTCGGGCGCGGCGAGTTCGGCCAGCGGCCCTCGGACTTCGAACCAGAAGGTCGAGCCCTGCCCTTCGACGCTGTCGACGCCGATCTGGCCGTCCATCCGCTCGACGATCCGGCGCGAGATGGCCAGACCCAGGCCCGTGCCGCCGAACCGCCGCGAGACGGCCGCGTCGGCTTGCGAGAAGCGATCGAAGATGTTGTCCAGATGCTCGGGCGCGATGCCGATGCCCGTGTCGGTCACCGCGCCGCGCAGGATCGCCGCGCCGTCCTCGACCTTCTGGCTCAGCGCAACCGTAATTTCGCCATGGGCCGTGAACTTCACGGCGTTGGACAGGAAGTTCAGCAGCACCTGCGACAGGCGCGGCCCGTCCAGGTTCATGGGCTTGAGACCTCTGCCCGTCTTGACCTTGATAACCAGACCCTTGGCGACGGCCCGCTCCTCGACCAGGGCCGCGCAGGACGAAGCCATGGCAGCCGGGTCGAACGGCGCGGGGTCCAGCTCGAGCCCGCCGGCCTCCAGCCGCGAGAAGTCCAGCACGTCGTTGACGACGCTGAGCAGCGTATTGCTGGCGTCGAGGATATGGCCGACCTGGCGGGCGGCGGTCTGGTTCAGGCCGCGCGAGCGGCGCAGCACCTCGGCGAAGCCGATGATGGCGGTCAGAGGCGTGCGCAGCTCGTGGGTCATGTTGGCCAGGAAGTCGGACTTGGCCGCCGACGCCGTCTCGGCCAGTTCCAGCGCCTTGGCGATGTCCAGTTCCAGCCGCTTGCGCTCGGTGATGTCGCGGGAGGTGACCAGCAGGATCCCGGATCCGTCGCCGAGCAGCGAGTAGGCGCTCTCCAGCCAGATCGACGACCCGTCCTTGCGCGTGCACTCATAGTCGGCCGTAGCGGGCGGACCGCCGGGCGTCAGGCCGCCGATCAGCTTCTGGACGCTGTCGAAAGCGGCCTTGCTGACCATGGCCTGGGGCGGCAGAGCCATGAACTCTTCCAGCGTGTAGCCCGTGATCCGCTGGATACTGGGCGAGCTATAGACCCGCTCGCCCGTCGGGGACCACAGGGCCACGTGGTCGGTCAGGTTGTCGCCCAGCAGGCGGTAGAGGCTTTCGGCCTTCTCGGCTTCAGCCCGGCGACGGTCCGCCTCCTCGATGGCCTTCTGCCGGGCGTCGAGACTGGCGGACAGGTCGTCGCGCAACCGTTCCAGCCTCAGGCGCTGACGGGTCATCCAGTAGGCCAGCGGCGTGGCGACAACCAATGAGACCAACAGGGTCGTGAACGGCGTATAGACCTCGGGCGCCTTCAGCAGCAGGATGTTGACGACGTAGTCCACCGCCATGGCGGCGCCCACGATGAGGGCGACCGTCGGCGCGGTTTTGAAAATCCGGTCTTTCCAGACGGCCGGGCTGATAACGCGCTCCTAGTGCTGGCTTGAATCACGTTGGATGCCGCCAGAATTAGGAAAGATCGCGCGTCTCCGCTAGCCGCGTCGACTATTCGAACGACGAAAGTTCGAATGAAACCCGAGATTTAGCGCCCCGAAGCCTTGGCCACGTCGTTGAGGTTCTTCTCCAGCGCCAGGCTGGCCTGGATGACCGTCGCGACCGATCGCTTGAAGAAGTCCTGGGGCACGGTCGCGAAATCGTCCGTGGGCTTATGATATTCGGGATGGTCCTCGACGCCGAAATAGACCCAGGGAACGCCCTTCTCGCCGAAGGCGTAGTGGTCCGACTGGTTGGTCCAGTTGTTCTGCTTGCCGTCGGCGTCGGTGTCGTGGCCCAGCTTCAGGGTGACCGGCGCGGTCGCGGCGACCTTGACCAGGATCGGCTTCAGGAACGGAAACGGCGAAGCGCCCGAGACATAGAGCTCGTTCTTGGCGTTCTTGCTCAGCATGTCGAAATTGACGTCGAGCGCGATGCTCTCCAGCGGAACCGGCGGGGCGGCGGCGAAGGCCTTGGCCCCGCGCAGACCGCTCTCCTCGGCGTCGACCACCGCGAAGATCACGTCGTGCCTGGGCGGCTTGGCCTTGAAGGCCTCGGCGACGGCCAACAGGCCCGCCACGCCCGAGGCGTTGTCATCCGCGCCGTTGTAGATCTCGCCATTGCGGACGCCCAGGTGATCATAGTGGGCCGAGACGACCATGGCCTTGCCCGGCTTGGTCCCCTTGATGCGGGCCACCAGGTTGGTCCCCTGGACCTTGGTCCCGTCGCGCTTGGCGAACTCGAAGGACTGCTCGAATTTGTCGCCGATCGGCGAGAGACCGATCTGCGCGAACCGCGACAGGATGTAGGCCCGCGCCTTTTCCGAACCCGGCGTGCCAGGCGCGCGCCCCTGCATATCATCAGCCGACAGGGTGCGGATGTCATCGACAGCCTTGTCTCCGGGGCCGGCGAAGGCCGGCGCGGAGGTGGCGACGGAAAGAACAGCGGCGGCGGCGAAGATCGCCAGCAAGCGAGAAAGACGGATCATGGCGCCTACATGCCGTGCGCGACGCGGCGAATTCAATTAAATCTCGGTCATATCGCCGTGGACCCTGGTGACCAACGCTGTCAGCTTAGGCGCGTTGTTAAGGAATCCCGGCCACATAAGCCCTTCAGAGACCGGAGCCTTCCCAGTGCCCATGTCCCATGCCGAACTCGAGGCCCGCCTCACCACGGCCTTCCCCGATTCCGAGATCGTGCTGACCGACCTGGCCGGCGACAACGACCATTGGAAGGCCCGCATCGTCTCGCCCGCCTTCGCCGGCCTGAACCGCGTGCGTCAGCACCAGCTGGTCAACAAGGCCCTGGCCGACGTCCTGGGCGGGACCCTGCACGCCCTGGCCCTCGAAACCGCCGCCCCCGCCGAATAGGAGCAAACGCGTGCGCTATCGGCCCTTCGGCGCCACGGGCATGGCGGTTTCGGCGCTGACCCTGCGTCTGGCCGACAGCTCGCGCCTCCGGGCCAGCGAGTGGCGCGCCCTGATCTTCACAGCGCTGGAAAACGGCATCAACAGCTTCCAGGTCGAGGGCGACTCGCCTGAGCTGCTCAAGGGCGCCGCGGAGGCCTTCGCCAGCGTCGAGCGGCGGCTGCTGTTCCTGACCTGGCGCGTGCGCGGCGACGCGGCGGCCCTGGGCCAACAGGCCATCGACGGCCTGTTGAGCTCTGCGTTCGAGAGCCTGTCGCTCGACTATCTCGACCTTGTGCTGATCAACGATCCGCTGGCCCCCGCCCTGCCGTCCGCCTTCGAGGCCGGCCTGCGTACGCTGTTCGACAGCCATGCGCTTCACGGCGTGGGCGTCGCCAGTCGTGGCGACATCGACCCGCGCCTGCTCAAGAACGACATGGTCACCACCATCTCCTCGCCCTTCAATCTCTCGTCCGGTTGGGCCGTGCGTCACCGCATCCGCCACGCCTCGACCCACGACTTCGCCGTCATCGGCGAGGACTTCTGGCCCCAGGCGCTGCGCGAGGGCGGCGAGCTGGCGGGTCCGAAGCCGTCCCTGTGGCGACGCCGCTCTGACCCCCTGTCCGACATGGGCGGCTACGAGTTCCTGCACGCCACCCAGGGCTGGAGCGGCGAGGATATCTGCCTGGGCTACGCCCTGACCGAACCGTCCCTGTCGACCGTGCGCATCACCGCCGATACCCGCGCCGATGTCGAGCGCCTGGCCGCTGTGGTCGAGCGCGACCTGCCCAACGGCGTCTGCGCCCAGATCGAGATGGCCCGCTTCTCGGCCCAGGAACGCGAGAAGGCGGCCAATCGTACTTGATGGCCAAGGCGCTCTTGACCCTTCGGCTCGGGGCGCCTAGCTGAAAGCCTTGAGTTCCAGGACAATCCCGATGACCGACGTCGCCTCCTCCCCCGCCCTCGACTTCATCGCCAAGACCGTGGCCGAGAATCCGGTCGTGGTGTTCATGAAGGGCGTGCCGGACCAGCCGCGTTGCGGCTTCTCGTCGGTCGTCGTCCAGATCCTCGACCACCTCGGCGTCGAGTTCATCGGCGTCGACGTCCTGCAGGACGACGACCTGCGCCAGGGCGTCAAGACCTTCACCGACTGGCCGACCATCCCGCAGCTCTATGTGAAGGGCGAGTTCCTGGGCGGCAGCGACATCATCCGCGAGATGTTCCAGTCGGGCGAACTGAAGACCCTCTTCGTCGACCAGGGCCTCATCGCGACCTGATCCGCGCGTGAGCCGAGTCTTCGTCCCGCCTTCGGACGCCTATTCCCTTACCTTCGAGCCCAAGGCGTCGGACATCGACGCCAACGGCCACGTCAATAACGTGGTCTATCTGGGCTGGGCGCAGGACCTGGCCATCGCCCATTGGGAAGCTTGGGCGACCGAAGAGCAGCGTGCGCCCTGGAGCTGGATCGCGCGCCGTCACGAGATCGACTACCGCCGCGAACTGCTGCCGGGTGAGACCGCCACCGGCTACACCTGGGTCGGCGAGCTGAAGGGTCCGCGCTTCGAGCGCTATGTCCGCATCGACGGCCCGGACGGCGAGATGTGCGCCCAGAGCCGCACTGACTGGGTATTGATCGACATCGCCGCCAAGCGCCCCGCCCGCGTCCTGCCCTGGATGATCGAGCGCTTCACGCCGAAGGGGTGAGCACCTTGTTGGCGATGACGATGCGGTCGGCATGGGTCAGGCCCAGCTCGTCATAGGTGAACCGCAGTTCGACCGCGACCGACGGACCCTTGCAGGTCTCCAGCCGTCTCCGCGCGAACGCCACTACCGCATGACCGTCGTGGCGATCGACCCGAAACACGAAATCGGCCTTGGTCGCGCAGCCCTTCGAGGCGACGCGGACCGTCAGGGCGTCAGACCCGGCCTTCGCCGCCAGCAGCGGCTCCAGTTCCGGAAAGGCCTCGCCCGGCGCGGCGGCCAGCAGGACGGGCGTCGTCGCGCAACCGGCCAAAACCAGGGCCGCGCCGGCCAGCACCAAACCCCTGCGGGAAAGAACGAAGTTCATCGACCTCTGTACGAGCCGCCCAACTTGAGGTGAAGATCGCCCACCGCTGCCGACGTGACCAGCGTCTTTGGGGATCGTACCGTGCGTCTTCGTTCCGTTGTCCTGGCCGCGTCGCTGGCCGGCCTCATGACCACACCCGCCCACGCAGCGACCGACTACAGAAAGCTCGACGCCGAGATCGACCGTCTACTGACCATCAGCAAGGTCCCTGGCCTAGCCGTCGCCGTGATCGACAACGGCAAGGTCGCTCACGTGGTCGCCAAGGGCGTGCGCAACGCCAAGGGCGATCCGCTGACGACCGACACGATCATGTATGCGGCGTCGATCACCAAGCTGACCTTCGCCTACTACGTCCTGATGCTGGTCGACGACGGCAAGCTCGACCTGGACAAATCCATCGCCGAGTACCTGCCCAAACCGCTGCCCAACTATCCGAGATACGCCGATCTCGGGGTCGACGAGCGCTGGAAGACGATCACCCTCCGCCGTCTTCTGACCCACAGTTCGGGCTTGGCCGACCAGCGGTTCTACGATCCGGAGAACAAGTTCCGGTTCAATCTGGAGCCGGGCACGCGCTACGCCTATTCCAACGAAGGCATCAATCTCGCGCAATTCGTCATCGAGGAAAGCCTGGGTCTGAAGGTCGGCGACGAGATGAACCGCCGGATCTTCCAACCCTTGGGCATGACCCGCTCCAGCATGATCTGGCGCGACGATTTCAAGGCCAACCTGGCCGACGGCCTGCACGAGGACGGCAAGTGGGAGGAGCACGACGACCGCTCCAGTGTCAAAGCGGCCGGCTCGCTCGACACCACGATCAGCGACATGGCCAAGCTGACGGCGGCCCTGGTGTCGGGCTGGGGTCTGTCGGCCAAGACCCGCGCCGAGCTGGACAAGGCGAGCTTCCCGATCGTCAGCGAGAGCCAGTTCCCGCCGTTCCTGATCAGGGACAATCCCGCCAACGCCAAGATCGGCTTGGCCGCCGGCATCGGCGTGGTGGTCTATGACGGCCCGCAAGGCCACGCCTTCTACAAGGGCGGCCACAACGACATCACCGACAACCACTTGGGCTGCGTCGAGAAGGGCAAGCGCTGCGTCGTGCTGCTGAGCAACAGCGGCGTGGGACAACGCCTCTATCCGACCCTGGCCAAGATGGTGCTGGGCGACCTGGGAACGCCTTGGGCGTGGGAGTACAGCCGGCAGCTGCCGATCGCGCCTTAGCCCCAGGGACCTGTGTTCCGCCCCTGGCTAGGCGGGACGAGCGTCTGGACCGGCTCCGGACGCCGCGCTGCCGTCCCCTGCCCCACACCGAGACGCATCAGGGCCTCGACGCGGTTGCGGGTCGACGGGTGGGTCGAGAACAGGCTGTCCGCGCCTTTCCCGTTCAGCGGGTTGATGATGAACATGTGGGCCGTGGCCGGATTGCGCTCGGCCTCGTAGTTCACATAGCCGCCGCGGGCGTAGGCCTCGATCTTCTCCAGCGCGCGGGCCAGCGCCGCCGGGTCGCCGCCGATCTGCGCGCCGATGCGGTCAGCCTGGTACTCGCGAGACCGGCTGATGGCCATCTGCACCAGCATGGCGGCGATCGGGGCCAGGATGGCGATGGCGATCGCGCCGATCATGCCGCCCGGCCGCTCCTCGTCTCGCGAACCGCCGAAGAAGAACGCGAAATTGGCCAGGGCCGAGATCGCGCCGGCGATGGTCGCCGTCACGGTCATGGTCAGGGTGTCGCGGTTCTTCACGTGGGCCAGCTCGTGGGCCATCACGCCCCGGATCTCGTCGCGGGTCAGCAGGGACAGCAGGCCCGTGGTGGCGGCGACGGCGGCGTGGGCCGGGTCGCGGCCGGTGGCGAAGGCGTTGGGCTGGTCGCTCTGGATCACCGTCACGCGCGGACGGGGCAGGCCGGCCCTCTGCGCCATCTCCACCACGTCCGTCACATAGTGACGGATCAGCGGCTCGGGATGGCTCTCGTCGACCTCCTGCGCGCCATAGCTGCGCAGCACGATCTTGTCCGCGTTCCAGTACGAGAAGGCGTTCAAGGCCACGGCGAAGGCCAGGGCGATCAGCATTCCCGTGGGACCGCCGATCAGATAGCCGGCGCCCATGAACAGCGCGGTCAGGCCCGCCAGCAGCATGTAGGTCTTGAAGTGGTTCATCGGTCTATCGGGATCGTCAGTCGAAGATGTCGAACAGGTCGAAGCGCTTCTTTTTCTGACCGTTCTGGCCCGCGCGGCGATAACGATCGTCGTCATCGTCATCGTAGCGCTTGTGCTGATCGTGGTGGTGATCGGGGCGCGTATAGGGACGCGGCTCGTTGTAGATCGCCTGCGTCTCCTCGCGCTCCAAGCTCATAAGCTTTTCAAGTTCGCCCCGGTCCAGCCAGACGCCTCGGCAGCGCGGGCACATGTCGAACTCGACGCTGGCGCGCTGCACGGCCTGCATGGAGCCATCGCAGTTGGGGCACATCAGAAGGGGCATCAAGAAACCTCCGGTCCAAAAAGATGGAACGGGTGTCCTCGATGACAGGCGGCGCCTTTGGGGAGGGGGCGGTGGCAGCCGGACCCAGACATCGAGAACACCCGATGCGGTCCGACATCACGAGTGCTTGCATCACTCGCCAGAGGGGCCCGGTCCCGCTCCCTAAAGCTGGGATAGGGCCCGAGACGTTTCAAGACCCGGGAAGCCCTTAAGGGGCAACAAAAAAGGCCCCGGATCGCTCCGGAGCCTTTTCCGTATCTGTTCGGATCCGACGCTTACGAAGCGTAGAATTCGACGACCAGGTTCGGTTCCATCTTTACCGGATACGGAACTTCCGACAGTTCCGGAGCGCGGACGAACGTGGCCGACAGGCCCTTGGCGTCGACCGACACGTACTCGGCGAAGTCGCGCTCGTTCGAGGCGACGGCTTCGAGCACGAGCGCCATATTGCGCGACTTTTCGCGGACCGCGATCACGTCACCAGCCTTGCAGCGGTACGACGGAATGTTCACGCGCTTGCCGTTCACGGTCACGTGGCCGTGGTTCACGAACTGGCGGGCGGCGAACACGGTCGGCACGAACTTGGCGCGATAGACGATGGCGTCCAGGCGCGACTCGAGCAGCGAGATCAGGTTCTCCGAGGTGTTGCCCTTGCGGCGAGCAGCTTCCTCGTAGGTGCGCGAGAATTGCTTCTCGGTCAGGTTGCCGTAGTAGCCCTTCAGCTTTTGCTTGGCGCGCAGCTGCAGGCCGAAGTCCGAAACCTTCTGCTTGCGGCGTTGGCCGTGCTGGCCGGGGCCGTACGAGCGTTGGTTGACCGGGGACTTGGGACGGCCCCACAGGTTTTCACCCATGCGACGGTCGATCTTGTACTTGGCGCTATGGCGCTTGGACATAAGTCACTCTTCTATTCGATCCGTGCCGGCCCCTCGAACGAGGTGCGATCTCAACGGCGGCGTCGGGTCAATCCGTCATGCGTTTTTCGCGCCGGCCGGCGAGCCGGCGGCGTGAAGGCGCGGTTTATGCCGGAGGGGCCTATGCGAGTCAACTTCAGAGGCGTTCAGCGTGGAACGCCACGTGCTCGCCAATGAAGGTCGTGATGAAGAAGTAGCTGTGGTCGTAGCCCTCCTGGCGGCGCACCGTGACCTTGCGGCCGGCCTTCTCGGCGGCGGCTTCGATCAGTTCGGGCTTCAGCTGGTTTTCCAGGAAGCTGTCGGCCAGACCCTGGTCGATCAGTATGTCGTCGAAGGCCGCGCCGGCACCGTCCTCGATCAGCGCGCAGGCGTCGTGGGCGCGCCAGGCGGCGCGGTCCGGTCCCAAATAGGCGGTCATCGCCTTGTCGCCCCACGGGCAGTTCAGCGGCGAAACGATCGGCGAGAACGCGCTGACCGACTTGAAGAGGTCCGGATTGCGCAAGGCGAGGGTCAGCGCCCCGTGGCCGCCCATCGAGTGACCGAATATCCCCCGCCGCGCCGGGTCCAGTGGGAAGGCGCCGTCGACGGCCTCCAGCAGGTCCTTGGTGACGTAGGAATACATCTGGAAGTGCGGCGACCACGGGGCCTGGGTAGCGTCGACATAGAAGCCCGCCCCCTGCCCTAGGTCGTAGGCCGGATCGTCGGCCACACCCTCGCCACGCGGCGAGGTGTCCGGCGCCACGATCGCCACCCCGTGCTTGGCCGCATAGGCATAGACGCCCGACTTCACCGTGAAATTGTCCTCGGTGCAGGTCAGGCCCGACAGCCAGACGAGATACGGGAAAGGCCCCTGACCGTCGGGCATCCACACCGTGAACTTCATCGGCGTGCCGGTGCTGACGGACGCGTGCTTGCAATAGCGCAGGGTTCCGCCGTGGACGCGGTGGGTGCTGAGGGTCTCGACGGTCATGGACGTCTTCTCCCCCTTCCGCCTTGATGGGGGAAGGGTCGGGGATGGGGGTGAACAGCGGTGGCGGACGTCACTGAGGCCGCGCCTAATCCTGAAGCGGGGTCACCCCCACCCTGCCCCTCCCCCATCAAGGGGGAGGAAAACTTCGCCTAGAACGTCACCACGGTCCGGATGCTCTCGCCCGCGTGCATCAGGTCGAAGGCCTTGTTGATGTCTTCCAGCGGCAGGACGTGGGTGATCATCGGGTCGATCTGGATCTTGCCGTCCATGTACCAGTCGACGATCTTGGGCGTGTCGGTGCGGCCGCGCGCGCCGCCGAAGGCCGTGCCGCGCCAGACGCGGCCGGTGACCAGCTGGAACGGGCGGGTGGCGATCTCCTTGCCGGCCTCGGCCACGCCGATGATGATGCTCTCTCCCCAGCCGCGGTGGCAGGCTTCCAGCGCCTGGCGCATGACCGTGGTGTTGCCGGTGGCGTCGAAGGTGTAGTCGGCCCCGCCGTCGGTCAGGGCCACTAGGTGCTGGACGAGATCGCCGTCGATGGTCTTCGGATTGACGAAGTGGGTCATGCCGAACTTGCGGCCCCACGATTCACGGTCCGGGTTGAGATCGACGCCGACGATCATGTTGGCGCCGACCAGCTTCAGGCCCTGGATGACGTTCAGGCCGATGCCGCCCAGGCCGAACACGATGGCGTTGGCGCCCGGCTCGACCTTGGCGGTGTTGGTCACCGCGCCGACGCCCGTGGTCACGCCGCAGCCGCAGTAGCAGGCGGTTTTGAACGGCGCGTCGCGGCGGATCTTGGCCACCGCGATCTCGGGCAGCACCGTGTAGTTCGAGAAGGTCGAGCAGCCCATATAGTGGGCGATGGCCTGGCCCTTGTACGAAAAGCGGCTGGTGCCATCGGGCATCAGCCCCTTGCCCTGGGTGGCGCGGATGGCCGTGCAGAGGTTGGTCTTGCCGGAAAGGCAGCTTTTGCACTGGCGACATTCGGGCGTGTAGAGCGGGATCACGTGGTCGCCAACGGCCACGCTGGTGACGCCCGGCCCGACCTCGACCACCACGCCCGCGCCCTCGTGGCCCAGGATCGAGGGGAAGATGCCTTCACTGTCCAGGCCGTCCAGCGTGTAGGCGTCGGTGTGGCAGACGCCGGTCGCCTTGATCTCGACCATCACCTCACCGAACTTCGGCCCTTCCAGGTCGACTTCCACGATCTCCAGCGGCTTCTTGGCTTCGAAAGCGACGGCGGCGCGGGTTTTCATCGAGTTGGCCTCATGCAGATTCTGTCGGCCGCACCTTGGCCAAACCGAGCGCCCTGGTCGAGGCCCGTGTTGGGTTGCAAACGGACAGGACCTTCACAGGGATGTTAGTGACCCCGCCCGGCGCGGCCACTAGACTGACAGCGACCGTGAGGACTTCTGACTTGTATTCTATCGACAGCGACATCGCCGCGATCGGCAGGATCGACGTGGTCCCCAAGATCCTGGACGTGGTGTGCCGCACGACGGGCATGGGCTTCGCGGCCGTCGCCCGGGTGACCGGCGAGCGCTGGGTGGCCTGTGCGGTCAAGGACGACATCGCCTTTGGCTTGAAGCCCGGCGGCGAACTGGAACTAACCAGCACCATCTGCGACGAGATCCGCCTGAGCGGCGTCGCGGTCGTCATCGACCATGTGGCCGAGGATCCCGACTTTCGCGATCATCACACGCCGGCCCAGTACGGTTTCCAAAGCTATATCTCCACGCCGATCCGCTGCGACGGGCAGTTCTTCGGCACGCTATGCGCCATCGACCCGGATCCGGCGCGCCTGCGCACGCCCGAGATAATCGGCATGTTCGAGTTGTTCGCCGACATGATCGGCAGCCAGCTGGAAATCCAACAGCGGCTGGCGCGTAGCCAGGCCGCCCTGCTGGACGCCCAGGCCACCTCCGAGCTTCGCGACCAGTTCATCGCGGTGCTGGGCCATGACCTGCGCAATCCTTTGGCCGCGATCGATGGCGGCGTGCGGCTGCTGAACAAGACCCCGCTGAACGAGCGCGGAACCTGGGTAGTCGGCGAGATCACCAAGAGCGTCGCCCGCATGGCCGATCTGATCGACGACGTGCTGGACTTCGCGCGCGGTCGCCTCGGCGGCGGCATCGGGATCGAGCGCCGCGAGAACCTGGGTCTCGCCGAATCCCTCGAGGAAGTGGTCAACGAACTGCGGACGGGGAATCCGACCCGCGTTGTCATCAGCGACATCCGCCTCAGCCAGGCTCCGGCCGTCGACATCGGCCGGATCAATCAACTGCTGTCCAATCTTGTCGGCAACGCCCTGACCCACGGCGCTAAGGACCAGCCGGTGCGGATCGAGGCTCTCGACGAGGGTGGCGTGTTCCGCGTGTCGGTGGCCAATGGCGGTGCGCCGATTCCGGCGGATACCGCCCAGCGCCTGTTCCAGCCGTTCGTCCGTATCTCCTCGGCCCCGACCCAGGGCGGGCTGGGCCTGGGGCTCTACATCGCGTCCGAGATCGCCCGCGCCCACGGCGGGACCCTGACGGTGACGTCCGACGAGCACGAGACTCGCTTCACCTTCGCCATGCCAATCGCCGGAACCTGAGTCGCCGATCAGGCCTTGACCACCGCTGGCATCCTGAAGCGGCCGTCCAGCAGCTCGGCCTTGGGCAGATAGGCGCGCAGATAGAGGGCGAACGGCCCCGACTTCGGCGCCGGGAGCCAGTTGGCGCTCTTGTCGCCGCCGGGGTCGGTCCGGCCGATCCAGAGGTCGAGGGCACCATCGGCGTTTCGCTTCAGACCCGGCGTGCGATCGCCGATCGCGTAGCGCTTGATCGGGTTGTCGGTGAAGAAGAACTGGCCGTCGGCCGTGGCCTCGTACATCGACAGCGACCAGAAGCCGTCCAGCGGCAGCTGGGCCGGCAGGCTCAGGCGATAGGGGCCGTCGCCCGTGAAGGTCCCCGCCCCGTCGTCGCCGGCCGCCTTCAGATACATGGCCTCAGCCACGGGCAGCGCGCCCAGGCCCTGCAGGGCGACAATGGCGCGGTAGAGATAGTCCTGGCCGTAGT contains the following coding sequences:
- the rpsD gene encoding 30S ribosomal protein S4, giving the protein MSKRHSAKYKIDRRMGENLWGRPKSPVNQRSYGPGQHGQRRKQKVSDFGLQLRAKQKLKGYYGNLTEKQFSRTYEEAARRKGNTSENLISLLESRLDAIVYRAKFVPTVFAARQFVNHGHVTVNGKRVNIPSYRCKAGDVIAVREKSRNMALVLEAVASNERDFAEYVSVDAKGLSATFVRAPELSEVPYPVKMEPNLVVEFYAS
- the fghA gene encoding S-formylglutathione hydrolase; this encodes MTVETLSTHRVHGGTLRYCKHASVSTGTPMKFTVWMPDGQGPFPYLVWLSGLTCTEDNFTVKSGVYAYAAKHGVAIVAPDTSPRGEGVADDPAYDLGQGAGFYVDATQAPWSPHFQMYSYVTKDLLEAVDGAFPLDPARRGIFGHSMGGHGALTLALRNPDLFKSVSAFSPIVSPLNCPWGDKAMTAYLGPDRAAWRAHDACALIEDGAGAAFDDILIDQGLADSFLENQLKPELIEAAAEKAGRKVTVRRQEGYDHSYFFITTFIGEHVAFHAERL
- the grxD gene encoding Grx4 family monothiol glutaredoxin; amino-acid sequence: MTDVASSPALDFIAKTVAENPVVVFMKGVPDQPRCGFSSVVVQILDHLGVEFIGVDVLQDDDLRQGVKTFTDWPTIPQLYVKGEFLGGSDIIREMFQSGELKTLFVDQGLIAT
- a CDS encoding BolA/IbaG family iron-sulfur metabolism protein, yielding MPMSHAELEARLTTAFPDSEIVLTDLAGDNDHWKARIVSPAFAGLNRVRQHQLVNKALADVLGGTLHALALETAAPAE
- a CDS encoding M20/M25/M40 family metallo-hydrolase, with amino-acid sequence MIRLSRLLAIFAAAAVLSVATSAPAFAGPGDKAVDDIRTLSADDMQGRAPGTPGSEKARAYILSRFAQIGLSPIGDKFEQSFEFAKRDGTKVQGTNLVARIKGTKPGKAMVVSAHYDHLGVRNGEIYNGADDNASGVAGLLAVAEAFKAKPPRHDVIFAVVDAEESGLRGAKAFAAAPPVPLESIALDVNFDMLSKNAKNELYVSGASPFPFLKPILVKVAATAPVTLKLGHDTDADGKQNNWTNQSDHYAFGEKGVPWVYFGVEDHPEYHKPTDDFATVPQDFFKRSVATVIQASLALEKNLNDVAKASGR
- a CDS encoding ATP-binding protein, giving the protein MSPAVWKDRIFKTAPTVALIVGAAMAVDYVVNILLLKAPEVYTPFTTLLVSLVVATPLAYWMTRQRLRLERLRDDLSASLDARQKAIEEADRRRAEAEKAESLYRLLGDNLTDHVALWSPTGERVYSSPSIQRITGYTLEEFMALPPQAMVSKAAFDSVQKLIGGLTPGGPPATADYECTRKDGSSIWLESAYSLLGDGSGILLVTSRDITERKRLELDIAKALELAETASAAKSDFLANMTHELRTPLTAIIGFAEVLRRSRGLNQTAARQVGHILDASNTLLSVVNDVLDFSRLEAGGLELDPAPFDPAAMASSCAALVEERAVAKGLVIKVKTGRGLKPMNLDGPRLSQVLLNFLSNAVKFTAHGEITVALSQKVEDGAAILRGAVTDTGIGIAPEHLDNIFDRFSQADAAVSRRFGGTGLGLAISRRIVERMDGQIGVDSVEGQGSTFWFEVRGPLAELAAPEADAAPPLDGEAGVRLLLVEDNAVNRELVKAMLEPFGVEVETANDGVAGVEAMRQGQFDLVLMDVQMPVMDGLTATREIRAMEGARGAATPIVAMTANVLPEQIATCLAAGMDDHLGKPINPTKLLEAVARWSGRTHTKP
- a CDS encoding thioesterase family protein, which gives rise to MSRVFVPPSDAYSLTFEPKASDIDANGHVNNVVYLGWAQDLAIAHWEAWATEEQRAPWSWIARRHEIDYRRELLPGETATGYTWVGELKGPRFERYVRIDGPDGEMCAQSRTDWVLIDIAAKRPARVLPWMIERFTPKG
- a CDS encoding zf-TFIIB domain-containing protein codes for the protein MPLLMCPNCDGSMQAVQRASVEFDMCPRCRGVWLDRGELEKLMSLEREETQAIYNEPRPYTRPDHHHDQHKRYDDDDDDRYRRAGQNGQKKKRFDLFDIFD
- the htpX gene encoding zinc metalloprotease HtpX; translation: MNHFKTYMLLAGLTALFMGAGYLIGGPTGMLIALAFAVALNAFSYWNADKIVLRSYGAQEVDESHPEPLIRHYVTDVVEMAQRAGLPRPRVTVIQSDQPNAFATGRDPAHAAVAATTGLLSLLTRDEIRGVMAHELAHVKNRDTLTMTVTATIAGAISALANFAFFFGGSRDEERPGGMIGAIAIAILAPIAAMLVQMAISRSREYQADRIGAQIGGDPAALARALEKIEAYARGGYVNYEAERNPATAHMFIINPLNGKGADSLFSTHPSTRNRVEALMRLGVGQGTAARRPEPVQTLVPPSQGRNTGPWG
- a CDS encoding serine hydrolase, which codes for MRLRSVVLAASLAGLMTTPAHAATDYRKLDAEIDRLLTISKVPGLAVAVIDNGKVAHVVAKGVRNAKGDPLTTDTIMYAASITKLTFAYYVLMLVDDGKLDLDKSIAEYLPKPLPNYPRYADLGVDERWKTITLRRLLTHSSGLADQRFYDPENKFRFNLEPGTRYAYSNEGINLAQFVIEESLGLKVGDEMNRRIFQPLGMTRSSMIWRDDFKANLADGLHEDGKWEEHDDRSSVKAAGSLDTTISDMAKLTAALVSGWGLSAKTRAELDKASFPIVSESQFPPFLIRDNPANAKIGLAAGIGVVVYDGPQGHAFYKGGHNDITDNHLGCVEKGKRCVVLLSNSGVGQRLYPTLAKMVLGDLGTPWAWEYSRQLPIAP